ACCCGGTTCGCCGACGCCCCGTTCGTGGAGGGCGCGGTGGCCGCGGTGGCGACCGCGACCGCGGGCGGCGACCTGGCGGCGGTGCTGGACGCGGCGGAGGAGACCGCGCGCCGGCCGAAGCGCTGACCGGCCGCCGCGCCGTCCACCGGCCGGGGGTGTCCGAACGGATCGGTTCGGGCGCGACCGTGCGGGTTTCCGGCACGCCGGGCCCCGGTGCGCCGCTAGAGTCGGCCGCACCGGCCCGGTGGGGGGAGTCCCCGGGCCCGAGCGAGGGGTGGTGCGCGTCGATGCGTGTGGTGGTCACCGGCGGGGCGGGGTTCATCGGGGCCAATCTGGCCAGGGAGTTGACCTCCCGCCGGGAGGTGACGGAGGTCCGGGTGGTGGACGACCTGTCCACCGGCAGCAAGGCCAACCTGGCCGACGTCGACGTCGCCTTCTTCGAGGGCAGCATCCTCGACCCGGCCCTGCTGGACGCGGCGTTCACCGGCGCCGACGCGGTGGTGCACCTGGCGGCGCTGCCGTCCGTGCCGCGCTCGATCGCCGCCCCGCTGGCCAGCCACCGGGTCAACGCCACCGGCACCCTGGAGGTGCTGGAGGCGGCCCGCCGGGCGGGCGGCCTGTACGTCGCGGCGGCGTCCTCGTCCTCGGTGTACGGCGCCAACCGGGAGCTGCCCAAGCGCGAGTCGATGCGCCCGATGCCGATGAGCCCGTACGCGGTCTCCAAGCTGGCCGCCGAGTCCTACCTCGGCGCGTACCACCACTGCTACGGCCTGGGCGTGCTGCCGCTGCGCTTCTTCAACGTCTTCGGGCCGCTGCAGGCCGCCGGGCACGCGTACGCGGCGGTGGTCCCGGCGTTCCTGGACGCGGCGCTGGCGGGCCGGCCGGTGACGGTGCACGGGGACGGGCTGCAGAGCCGCGACTTCACCTACGTCGGCACGGTCACCCAGGTGCTGGCCGAGGCGGTGCTGCGCCGGGTGGTCTCGGCGGACCCGGTGAACCTGGCCTTCGGGACGCGCACCTCGCTGCTGGAGCTGGTCGACCTGATGGGCGGGGTGCTGGGCGGCCCGGTCGCCGCCGAGCACGTCGACCCGCGGCCGGGGGACGTGCGGGACTCGCAGGCCGACAACGCGCGGCTGCGCGAGCTGTTCCCGGACGTGGTGCCCGTCCCGCTGGAGGAGGGCCTGCGGCGCACCGCGGACTGGTTCCGGACGCTCTGACCTCCGGTCGGGCGCGCGCCGGGCGCGCGCCCCCGGTCGGCTAGCGCTCCGTCAGTTCGAAGTGCGCCGTGTCCTTCCCGGCCAGGGCGCGGGCGATGCCGTCCCGCGCGCGGGCGTCCAGCTCGGGCAGCGCGTCCGGGTGGAACCAGCCGACCTCCAGGGACTCGTCGTCGTTGACCCGGGCCTCGCCGGACAGCGGGCGGCAGCGGAAGACCAGGTCCAAGTACTGGCTGCGGTCGCCGTTCGGGTACTCGATCACCGGCGAGACGTCGACCGCGACCAGCTGCTCGGGCCGCACCCGCACGCCGGTCTCCTCCAGGCACTCGCGCACCACGGTGTCGGCGGGCTGCTCCCCCGGATCGATGATGCCGCTGATCAGCGCCCACCTCCCGTTGTCGGCCCGCCGCCCGAGCAGCACCCGCCCGTCGTCGTCCACCACCACCGCCGACACCCCGGACAGCCACAGCGGCCGGTGGCCGACCACTGCGCGCAGTTCCGCCAGAAACGCAGGAATTCCCATGCCCCGGAGCCTATGCGCTGCGCGCGGCGGGGCGGGCTGCCGGGGCCGGGCGGGTCAGTGCGGCATCGGGCGGGCGGGGGTGCCGATGACGGTGGTGGCGGGCGGGACGTCGCGGGTGACGGTGGCGGCGGCGCCGACGAACGCGGCGCGGCCGACGGTGCGGCCCTGGAGGACCACGGCGCCGGAGCCGACCGTGCTGTCGTCGTCCAGGTGGACGGCGCCGGAGACGTTCGCGCCGGGGTAGACGGTGACGCGGGCGCCGAGCCGGCTGTCGTGGCCGACGGTGGCGTTGTAGTGCACCTGGCTGTGCGGGCCGAGCCGGACGCTGCTGGAGACGTGCGCGCCGCCCATCACCAGGCAGCCGGGGGCGAGTTCGGTCTTGGGGGCGATGATCGCCCGGGGGTGGACCAGGGTGACGGGGTGCCCGCCCGCCGCGTCCAGCAGCGCCGCCAGCCGGGCCCGCACGGCCGGGTCGGCGATGCCGATCAGGTACGGTGCGCCGGGCGGCAGTTCGGCGGGCTTGCGGACGGGCAGGCCGCGCACCTCTCCCCCGGCGAGCCGGTCGTCCAGGAACCCGGCGACCTCGGTGCCGGCGGCGAGCGCCACGTCCAGCGCCTCCCGGCCGACGCCGCCCGCGCCCGCGATCCACACCATGCGCCGTTCTCCGTCCTGCGTGCTGGTTCCGGTGGTCCGTCAGGTCCGTCAGGTCCGTCAGGTCCGTCAGGGAAAAAGTAGTCGGCCGGGCGGCCGCGGTCGTCCGCGGTCGCCCGGCCGGGTCGGGTCAGGCCTGGCCGCGCAGTTCCTCCCGGGCCAGCCGGGGCGCGGCCGCGGTGGCCTGTCGGGGCAGCACGATCCGGGGTGCGGCCGGGGCGGGTGCCTCGGCGGGGATCGGGAAGCCGGGGTTGACGCCGCCGGCGGCGGTGATGCCGGTGGGGCGCAGCAGCGTCTTCGCGGTGAGGGCGAGGATGCGCAGGTCGAGTGCCAGGCTGTGGTGCTCGATGTACCAGAGGTCGAGTTCGATGCGTTCGGGCCAGGTGATGGAGTTGCGGCCGCGAACCTGGGCCCAGCCGGTGAGGCCGGGGCGCAGGGCGAGGCGGCCGCGCTGGCGGTCGGAGTAGTGGGCGACCTGCTCGGGCAGGGTGGGGCGCGGGCCGATGACGCCCATGTCGCCGCGGACGACGTTCCACAGCTGCGGGAGTTCGTCCAGGCTGGTCTTGCGCAGCAGCGCGCCGAGGCGGGTGATGCGCGGGGCGTCGGGCTCGTCCTCGTAGTGCTTGTCGCGCATGGTGCGGAACTTGAGGATGCGGAACTCCTGGCCGTGCCGGCCGGAGCGGGTCTGTCGGAAGATCACCGGTCCGCCCATGGTGGCACGGATCAGGAGGGCGATCAGCAGGCCGAGCGGGACGGCGATGATCCCGGCCAGCGCGGTGACCGCGAGGTCCCCCCCTCGCTTCATTTCTCCCCCAACTGGGTTGGTGCGTTGTGGTGTTGTGGGCGCGCTTCGGGCTGCTCGGCGCGCGGGTGGTGCGGTCCGGGTCGCGGACGCGGTCAGTCGGTGTTCCAGCGCAGCCCGCGGCTGCGGGCGACGGCGGCGTAGGTCTCCAGCGAGACCCGGGCGACCGCGCGCTGGTCGAACTGGTCGAGGGCGCGGCGGCGGGCCGCCGCGCCCAGGCGTATCCGCAGCTCGGGCTCGGTGAGGAGCCGGTCGAGCGCGGTGGTCAGGGCGGCGGCGTCGGCCGCCGGGGCGAGCAGCAGGTGCTGGTCGTGGGTGCCGATCTCGCGGCAGCCGCGGATGTCGCTGAGCAGCAGGGGCAGGCCGCTGGCGGCGGCCTCCATGCCGGAGCGGGAGAAGCCCTCCCGGTAGGAGGGGAGGACGAAGACGTCGAGCGCGGCGTACACGGCGGGCATGTCGTCGCGGGCGCCGAGGAACTCCAGGCCGGCTTCGGCGGCGCGCAGGGCGTCGGGCTTGTCGGGGTCGTCGGGGCCGATCCACACGAAGCGGGCCTTGCCGGCCAGGGCGCGGGCGGCTTCGGCGTACTCGCGGATGCCCTTCTCGGCGACCCGGCGGCCGACCCCGCCGACCAGCAGTTCGTCCTCGGCGAGGCCGAGTTCGGTGCGCAGCCGGGCGCGCAGGGCGTCCCGCTGCGGGCCGGGGGCGGGGAAGCGGTCGAGGTCGACGCCGTTGCCGACCACGCGGGAACGTTTCGCCGGGACGCCCCAGCGGGCGAGCGTGGCGCGGTCCTCGGCGTTCTGGTAGAGCTCGGCGTGCGAGAAGCGGGCGGCCAGTGCCTCGGCGCCGAGCACGGCGAGCCGTTTGGCGAGCGGGTCGTGGGCCTGTGCCCACAGGCCGTGGCAGGTGTTGACGACCACGGGGACGCGGGCGAGCCGGCCCAGGACGCGGCCCAGGACGCCGGTCTTCGGGTTGTGGGTGTGCAGCACGTCGGGGCGGATCTCGCGCAGCGCGGCGAGCAGTTCGCGGGCGGCGGCGAGGTCGGCGCGCGGCTGCCAGGCGCGGGTGAGCGAGGGCAGCGGCCGGTGCCGGACGCCGAGTTGCTCGATCCGTTCCAGGTGGGGGCCGGGTGCGCTGAGGCCGTAGGTGCGCAGGCCGTGCTCGACGTCGACGGTGAGTTCGGTGGCGAGCAGCAGGTGCAGCGACATGTCGACGGTGGTGAGGTGGGCGACCTTCAGCGGGCGGCCGCCCTCGCCGCGCAGGCGGAGGGGGAGCTGCTCAGGCACCGGCGCCCACCGCCTTGGCGGTGGCGACGATCCGGGCGTAGGCGCGTTCCGGGACGAGCCGGCCGTACAGCTTGGCCCGGAAGAAGTCGATCGGGTCGGTCCGGCGGACCGGGACGCGGTGGAGGCGGACCGGGTCGTAGCCGGGCAGGTTCCGGCCGACCTGGCCGGTGGCGGAGGTGCGGAACCTGGCGCGCAGCGCGGCGTCCATGTGCGGGACGGGACGGCCCCAGGTGTAGGCGAAGTGCGCGGGGCGGGTGCCGAGGTGCTCCTCGACGTCGTCGCCGCAGGCGTCGAGTTCGGTGGTGGTGAGCAGTTCGGGGCGGGCGTGGCTGCGGGTGTGGTTGGCGACGGTGCACAGCCCGGAGGCGGTCATCTCGCGCAGTTGCTCCCAGCTGAGGCCGGTGGCGGGGGCGCCCTTGGCGGTGGAGCCCTCCCAGCGCATCGGGCGGCCGACCAGGCCGCTGGCCAGGTAGACGGTGAACGGCAGGGCGCGCTCCTTGAGCAGCGGCCAGGCCGTCTCGTAGGTGTCGGCGAAGCCGTCGTCGAAGGTGAGGACGGTGCTGGGGGTGCGCAGGCCGGCTTCCAGGCGGTCGGTGGCGGTGTCCAGCGGGACCACCCGGCCGGGCGGCAGTTCGGCGAGCAGGTCCACCTGGGCGGTGAAGTCGGCGGTGGCGAGGTCGAGCTCGTCGGCGGTTCCGCCGCCGACCCGGTGGTAGATGAGCACGGTGGCGCCTTCGCCGGGCGTCCGTCCGGCCGCGCGGGCCAGCTGCTGTTTGACCTTCGACCGGATGCCCCCGGCCTGGGCGGCGCTGCTCGCCATCGATCCCCCTCGCGGTGCCCCCGCACCGGACCTGTGACTCCCCCGGCCCGCGGCTGCCGCGGGCGATGCGCATCACAGTAGGGGGAAGTGTGGGGCTGGTGCCCCCGAAACGTGAAAGAAGTGCGTAGGTAGGCCGAAAATAAGCCGGTCCGACCGGTCCTGTCCCATTGGAGGGCGTTTCCGGTCGGCGGCTCGGGGCCGCCCCTCGCGGGAGCCGACGGCTCGAAGGGGACGGCGGCGGCTCAGGGGGTGGCACCGCCGCCGGGGCGGAGCAGGGCGACGCCGATCCGGACCAGCAGCAGCACCCCGGCGGCCAGGCAGCCGGCCACCGCCATCACCCAGGCCGGGCCGTCGCTCTGCGGGACCAGGAGCGCCACCGCGATGCCCATGCCCACGCACGCCACGGCGAGCAGGGCCAGCAGCGGCTGGTGGCGGCGCAGCGCACAGCCGCCGAACAGCGCAGACCAGCGGGTAGCGGCGCGGTCACTTCGGGTGTCTGCCATGCCTTCCACGGTAACCCGGTGCGGGCGGGCGGGCCACGGTCCTCCGGCCCTCGCACCGGGCCCGCCCGGTGCCCCCGGCCCGCCCGGGCCGCCCCGTCCGCACGCGCTCGCGGGCCCTTCCGGGCCGTTTCCGGACCTCCCGCGAAATCTCGCCGTCCGGCGTACAACCATCCCGGGACGTCGTGGGTCTCCACTACATTGAGCGATCCAGGAGCCGTCCGACGTGCGGGCCAGGGAGTGTCCGCCGCGGGCTAGATCACTCGGGTGCGGAGCCGCCGCGCCCGGGGTCGGAGGCCGGGCTCCGCCTGCCGACGGTACCGCCACGCCGCTTGCCGGCGACCGAGGGGGGAACCGTGTCGTACGCCACCACCGCCGCTGCCGTCTGCGCTCCGCCCCAGCCCGCCGTGCCGTCCTCCGCCGCCGCCCCGGTCCGGTCCGGGGAGCGCGGGCGGGACCGGAGCAGCTGGCTGCGCTTCAGCCCCGCCCAGCCGCTGTTCCGGGCCCGCGCCGCCCAGCGCCTGGCCGTGCTGGCGTACCACGGGATCACCGATCCGGCCTCGTTCGGCGCCCAGCTGGACCGGCTGCGGCGGCTGGCCACCCCGGTGTCGGTGCAGGACGTCGAGCGCTCGCTCGCCGAGGGGCGGCCGCTGCCGCCGCGCTCGGTGCTGGTGACCTTCGACGACCCGGACCGCACGGTGCTGCGGCACGCCCTGCCGGAGCTGGTGGCCCGGCGGATCCCGGCGGCCGCGTTCGTGATCGCGGAGCTGGTCGGCACCGAGAAGCCGTTCTGGTGGCACGAGGCGGCGTTCCTGGCCCGGCACGGCGGCCGGGCCCGGATGCTGCCCGGCGGCGCCCGGCCGGACCGGGTGCTGGCGCTGCTCAAGGCGATGCCGGACCCGGACCGCCGGCGCAGCCTCGCCGAGCTGCGGGTCTCCGCGCACCGCCGTCCGCCGGCCCAGGAGCAGCTGCGCCCGGAGGACCTGCACGTGCTGCGGGAGGCCGACGTCGCGGTGGGCAACCACACCCTGGGGCACCCCTCCCTGCGGCGCTGCGACGAGGCGACGGTGCACGCGGAGATCGCCGGTGCGCACCGGGCGCTGACCGGCTGGCTGGGCGAGGCCCCGACGGCGTTCGCCTACCCGGACGGCGGTTTCGACGAGCGGGCGGACGCGGTGCTGCGCCGGCTCGGCTACCGGCTGGGCTTCCTGTCCGACCACCGGCTGGGGCCCCGGCTGCCCGCGCACCCGCTGCGGATCAGCCGCCTGCAGGTCGACTCGACCACCTCGACGCGCCGCTTCGACACCATCCTGTCCGGCCTGGAGCCGGCGGTGCAGCGGCTGCTGGGCGCGCAGTCCTGACGTGCCCGAGGCCCGCACCCCTGCTGCTCCGGGGGTGCGGGCCTCGTCCGTGCGGGGGGGCGGTCAGGTGGTGGCGGTGGGGCGGATGCCGCGCATCCGGCCGATGGCGTAGACGGCGCCCGCCAGGGCGAGGTCGGAGAGCAGCATGAAGCCGATCGAGTAGCTGCCCTTGGCGCTGTAGATGGCGCCCATCACCAGCGGCGGGACGAACCCGCCGAGGCCGCCGATCGCGCCGACGATGCCGGTCACCGAGCCGACCTGGGCGACCGGGGTGACTTGGGCGACCAGGGCGAACACGGCGCCGCTGGTGGTGCCGAGGCCGGCCGCCATCACCATGAAGGCGATGGTGCCGACCGGGCTGAGGTCCGGGTCGAAGGCCTGCACGATGGCGAACAGCGCGGTGACCGCCAGGGCCCAGCAGGTCACCACGGCGGGGTGGACGCGGTCCGAGAGCCAGCCGCCGAACGGCCGGAAGATCACCGTGACCAGGGCGAACCCGGCGGCCTTGGTCCCGGCGTCGGTCGCGGACAGCTCGTACCAGGTCTTCAGGTACGTGGGCAGGTAGACGCCGAACGCGACGATGCCGCCGAAGCCGATCGCGTAGAGCGCGGACAGCTCCCAGGTCACCCGCAGCCGCCCGGCCTCGCCGAGCCGGGAGGCCAGCGAGGCGGTCGGGACCACCCGGTCGGGGCGGTCGCGCAGCAGCAGGAAGGAGACCACGGTGTAGGCGGCCAGCGCGACGGCCATCACCAGGAACGGCAGATCGTGGCCGTGCTTCCACAGCCGGGGGGTGAAGTAGCCGGACAGCGCGACGCCGCCCATGCCCATGCCGAACACGCCGACGCCCAGGCCGCGCTTGCTCGCCGGGAACCAGGAGTTCACCAGCGGCACGCCGATCGCGAAGGTGGTGCCGCCGAGCCCGAGGAAGAACCCGACCGCCAGCAGCGCCCCGTACGAGTCGCGGGCCGGGATCAGCAGCAGCACCGGGACGATGGTCAGCGCCGACATCAGCGGGAACATCAGCCGGGCCCCGAAGCGGTCGGTCAGCGCGCCGACCGGGACGCGGCCCAGCGAGCCGACGATCACCGGGACGGCGACCAGGAAGGACTGGGCGAACGACGTCATGTGCAGGGTCTTGTTGAACTCGCCGGCCAACGGGGCGATCAGGTTCCACGCCCAGAAGGTCAGCGCGAAGCCGATGGTGGCGACCACCAGGTTGGTGTAGGCCGTGCCCGACACCCGGTCGTCGCCCGGCGCCCGCTCGTTCGATGCTGTCAGCTGTCCCATGAGACCCAAGCCTCTGCGGGCAGGCCGCTCCCGGCCCGGGACACGCGCGGGGCGCGGTCATACCGTCATTCAAACGGAGCAGGAGGGCGCCGCCGGGGGCCCGGTAAGAACGGCGGGAGGCGAAACCAGGGGCCTGGTAAGAACGGCGGGAGGCACCATCAGGGGCCCGGGGAACGGCGGGTCCGTGCTGCTGACGGCCGGAGCCCATCGGTGTGTCCGTGCTGCTGCGTGTCCTTGACGGAACCAGAAGCAGATGCGCGCTCCGGCAGTGCACCGGCAGCAGACCGGGCCTCGCCGTTCCCCGAGCCCCTGGTTTCGCCTCCCGCCGTCCTTACCGAGCCCCTGGGGGGGTGCTGTCCCGTCGGCTGTCGGGGGCTTCGAGGTAGAGTCGGTGCTCGTGAAGATCGCCCTCGTGGACTCCGGAATCGGACTGCTCGCCGCCGCCGCCGCGATCCGTCGGGCCCGGCCCGACGCGGACCTGGTCGTCTCCTGTGACCCGGACGGCATGCCGTGGGGGCCCCGCACGCCCGAGGACATCACCGCGCACGCGCTGGCGTGCGCCCGGGCCGCGGCGGTGCACGGGCCGGAGGCCCTGGTCGTGGCCTGCAACACCGCGACGGTGCACGCGCTGGCGCACCTGCGGGCGGAGTTCGAGCCCGGCCTGCCGGTGATCGGAACGGTGCCGGCGATCAAGCCGGCCGCCGCGTCCGGCGGGACGGTGGCGATCTGGGCGACCTCGCGGACCACCGGCAGCGCCTACCAGCGCGGGCTGATCGCCGAGTTCGGCGGGGCCGCGCGGGTGCACGAGGTGGCCTGTCCGGAGCTGGCCGAGGCCGTGGAGCGGGCCGACGAGGCCGCGATCGCCGCGGCCGTCGCCTCGGCCGCCGCCCGCACCCCCGCCGGGACCACCGACGTGGTGCTGGGCTGCACCCACTACGAGCTGATCGACGACCGGATCTCCGCCGCGCTGGCGGGCCCGGTCCGGCTGCACGGCTCGGCCGACGCGATCGCCGCGCAGACCCTGCGCCGCCTCGGCCCCGGCACGCCCCCCGGCGGCGGCACGCTGACCGTGCTGCACTCGGGGCGCCCGTCCGTCCTGCCGGCCGAGGCGCTCGCCTACCCGCAGGGCGCGCTGCTGGCGGCCGCCGCCCGGGTCTGACCCCGGGCCGGGCCGCCCGCCGCCGCGCTCGGTCGCGGCGGGCGGCCCGGGGGTGTCGGTGTCGGCTCAGCCGACCGGGTTGCCGACCAGCTGCTGCGGGCCGGTGAACCGGTTCGGGGTGCAGCCGGGGCCCGCGAGGGTGAGGCGGTCACGGGTGTTGACGATGCTGAGCGGGCCGGTCCAGTCGGCGCCGCAGATCCGCACCGTTCCGGCGCCGACGGCCTGCAGCGGGCCGTTCACGTCGGAGCCCGCCACCACCAGGTCGGCCCCGGCCCGGACCACGACCGGGCCGTTCTGCCGGGCGTTGACCAGGCAGGTGGTACCGGTGGCGACGGTGAGCGGGCCGTTGTGGACGCCGGTCACGGTGGTGGTGCAGGCCGGGACGGCGGGCAGCTTCGCGCGGAAGTCGAGGGCGTAGGCGAGCTTGCCCGGCTTGGCGTCGGTGATCGGGGCGCTCAGCTTGCCGAACTCGCCGCCGGTCGGCTTCTTCCCGGCGTTCCAGGGGCTGAGCCGGCCGAGCTGGTCGGCGGTGGCGCCCTCGGAGACCACGGTGTCGCCGGGGGCGGCGGACATCGCCTGCGAGGCGGTGCGCACCGCGCCGAGGTAGGAGGCGAAGTCGGTGCGGTCGTAGGAGCCGGGCAGGCCGACGCCCTGGCGACGCAGCCAGTCGCCCCACTGGAACTCCAGGAACTCGGCGGCGTCGTCGGGCACCGAGTAGCCGATGTCGCGGGTGAAGTAGACCAGGCTGCGGTACGGGTCGTCGTGGAAGTCCGCCAGGCCGAGGCGGGTCGGCAGCTGGTCGACGGTGATGGCGTTGGCGTTCTCGTCGACCAGGCGCACCCACTTGTGCTCCTGCATGGCCTGCCAGAAGGCCGCCTTCGACAGCGTGCTCCAGTTCGCCTGGACGATCAGCCGGATGTGCAGCTTCGGCCCGCCCTCGGCGGTCTCCAGGAAGGAGGTGAGGGTGTGGTGGCCGTCCGTCAGGTAGAGCTCGCCGCCGGGGCCGACCACGACGGTCTTCATCTCGGCGCGGCTGGCCGCGGTCTCCTGCCCGACCGGGATGGTGCAGGTGAAGCTGGCCGGGTCGGCGAGGGTGGCACCGGCGGGGGCGGCGGCGACCGCGCCCTGGCCGTTGGTGGAGCACCAGTCGTCGAAGCGCTTGTTGGCGGAGCCGTTCAGCTGGTCCTTGTCCGAGGCGTACCGGCCGAGCTTGTAGTAGACCTCGTCGTAGCCCACCGCGTTCTGGGTGGGGTGCAGCTGGTCGAGCGTCACGTCCAGCAGGTCGCCGGGCCGGGCGGCGAGCGCGGCCCGGTCGGCGGGGGCGGCGCCGGCGGGGGCGGCGAGCACGGTCAGGGTGCCGAGGGCGAGGGCGAGCGCGGAGGAGGCGGCGAGCGCGGCCCGGCGGCTCGGGCTGCGGTGGCGCGACGGGGTGGCGGGCGCGGTGCCGGTCATCATCTGTTCTCCTGCTGATCGGATCGGCGGATTTCCGCCGCGCCCATCCAGCCATCCCCGGCCGCTGCCCGCGCGTCCGCCGGGCGTCGCCCCGGTGACGGCCGGGTGAACTGTCGGGGCCCGGGCGCGGGCGGGGCGGGCGGGCGCGGGCGGGGGCGGGCACGGGCGGGGGCGCCGTCGCGCCTCGGGGCCGGCCGGGCCGGGATCGGGCAGACTGCCCGGGTGACGGTCCTGTGGTGGGTTTCGGTGGTGTCGCTGCTGGCGTGGCTGTGGCTGGCGGTGTGCCACGGCGGGTTCTGGCGCACCGACCAGCGGCTGCCCCGGGGCGGCGGCGAGCCCGCGTCCTGGCCCTCGGTGGCGGTGCTGGTGCCGGCCCGGGACGAGGCCGGGGTGCTGCCGGTGTCGCTGCCGAGCCTGCTCGCCCAGGAGTACCCGGGCCGGGCCCGGGTGGTGCTGGTCGACGACCACAGCACCGACGGCACCGGTGCGCTGGCCCGGGAGCTCGCGCGGCGCACCGGGGGGCTGGAGCTGGCGGTGACCACTCCCCCGCCGCTGCCGGAGGGCTGGACGGGCAAGCTGTGGGCGCTGCGGCACGGCGTCGAGCAGGCCGGGGACGACGCCGAGTGGCTGCTGCTGACGGACGCCGACATCGCGCACCGGCCGGGCTCGCTGCGGGCGCTGGTCGCGGCGGGCGAGGGCGGCGGCCTCGACCTGGTCTCGCAGATGGCCCGGCTGCGGGTGGCGAGCGGCTGGGAGCGGCTGGTCGTCCCGGCGTTCGTGTACTTCTTCGCGCAGCTGTACCCCTTCCGCCGGTCCAACCGCCCGCGGGCCCGGACGGCCGCGGCGGCCGGCGGCTGCTCGCTGGTGCGGCGCGGCGCGCTGGAGCGGGCGGGCGGGGTGGCGGCGATCCGCGGCGCCGTCATCGATGACGTGTCACTGGCCCGTGCGGTCAAGCGCACCGGCGGCCGCACCTGGCTCGGCCTCGCCGACCTGGTCGACTCCGTCCGCCCCTACCCCGGCCTGGGCCCGCTGTGGCGGATGGTCTCGCGCAGCGCCTACGCCCAGCTCCGCTACTCGCCGCCGCTGCTGGCCGGGACGGTGGCGGGCCTGGCGCTGGTCTACCTGGTGCCGCCGGTGGCCGCCGTCGCCGGGGCCGCCGCCGGGGCGTGGTGGACCGCCGGGGCGGGCCTGGCCGGGTGGGCGGTGATGGCCGGGACGTACGCGCCGATGCTCCGCTACTACGGGCAGCCCGTCGCCGCCGCCCCGCTGCTGCCGTTCACCGCGCTGCTCTACCTGCTGATGACGGTCGACTCCGCCGTCCAGCACTGGCGCGGGCGCGGCGCCGCCTGGAAGGGCCGCACCTACCCGCAGCCGCAGCGCGCCGAATAGCCGGCCGGCGCGGCGGGCAGGATGCCACGATGGAGCGTCACGAGATCTCACGGATCGCGCACCGCGACCACCCGGTCGCGGCCCCGCTGTCCGACGAGTCGGTGCGGGAGCTGCTGGAGCGGCTGCTGCGCGGCCGGTCGGACGGCCGGCTGCTCGACCTCGGCTGCGGCGAAGCCCCTTGGCTGGTAAGGGCGCTGGCCGCGCACCCCGCCCTGCGCGCGGTCGGCGTGGACACCGACCCGGCCGCGCTGCGCACCGCCCTGCACACCGCGCAGCGGCTCGGCGTCGCCCGCCGGATCGGCCTGCACCACCGCGACGTGCGGGAGTTCAGCA
The window above is part of the Kitasatospora sp. NA04385 genome. Proteins encoded here:
- a CDS encoding NAD-dependent epimerase/dehydratase family protein, giving the protein MRVVVTGGAGFIGANLARELTSRREVTEVRVVDDLSTGSKANLADVDVAFFEGSILDPALLDAAFTGADAVVHLAALPSVPRSIAAPLASHRVNATGTLEVLEAARRAGGLYVAAASSSSVYGANRELPKRESMRPMPMSPYAVSKLAAESYLGAYHHCYGLGVLPLRFFNVFGPLQAAGHAYAAVVPAFLDAALAGRPVTVHGDGLQSRDFTYVGTVTQVLAEAVLRRVVSADPVNLAFGTRTSLLELVDLMGGVLGGPVAAEHVDPRPGDVRDSQADNARLRELFPDVVPVPLEEGLRRTADWFRTL
- a CDS encoding NUDIX domain-containing protein, giving the protein MGIPAFLAELRAVVGHRPLWLSGVSAVVVDDDGRVLLGRRADNGRWALISGIIDPGEQPADTVVRECLEETGVRVRPEQLVAVDVSPVIEYPNGDRSQYLDLVFRCRPLSGEARVNDDESLEVGWFHPDALPELDARARDGIARALAGKDTAHFELTER
- a CDS encoding NeuD/PglB/VioB family sugar acetyltransferase, whose amino-acid sequence is MVWIAGAGGVGREALDVALAAGTEVAGFLDDRLAGGEVRGLPVRKPAELPPGAPYLIGIADPAVRARLAALLDAAGGHPVTLVHPRAIIAPKTELAPGCLVMGGAHVSSSVRLGPHSQVHYNATVGHDSRLGARVTVYPGANVSGAVHLDDDSTVGSGAVVLQGRTVGRAAFVGAAATVTRDVPPATTVIGTPARPMPH
- a CDS encoding sugar transferase — encoded protein: MKRGGDLAVTALAGIIAVPLGLLIALLIRATMGGPVIFRQTRSGRHGQEFRILKFRTMRDKHYEDEPDAPRITRLGALLRKTSLDELPQLWNVVRGDMGVIGPRPTLPEQVAHYSDRQRGRLALRPGLTGWAQVRGRNSITWPERIELDLWYIEHHSLALDLRILALTAKTLLRPTGITAAGGVNPGFPIPAEAPAPAAPRIVLPRQATAAAPRLAREELRGQA
- a CDS encoding glycosyltransferase, which encodes MPEQLPLRLRGEGGRPLKVAHLTTVDMSLHLLLATELTVDVEHGLRTYGLSAPGPHLERIEQLGVRHRPLPSLTRAWQPRADLAAARELLAALREIRPDVLHTHNPKTGVLGRVLGRLARVPVVVNTCHGLWAQAHDPLAKRLAVLGAEALAARFSHAELYQNAEDRATLARWGVPAKRSRVVGNGVDLDRFPAPGPQRDALRARLRTELGLAEDELLVGGVGRRVAEKGIREYAEAARALAGKARFVWIGPDDPDKPDALRAAEAGLEFLGARDDMPAVYAALDVFVLPSYREGFSRSGMEAAASGLPLLLSDIRGCREIGTHDQHLLLAPAADAAALTTALDRLLTEPELRIRLGAAARRRALDQFDQRAVARVSLETYAAVARSRGLRWNTD
- a CDS encoding polysaccharide deacetylase family protein, whose product is MASSAAQAGGIRSKVKQQLARAAGRTPGEGATVLIYHRVGGGTADELDLATADFTAQVDLLAELPPGRVVPLDTATDRLEAGLRTPSTVLTFDDGFADTYETAWPLLKERALPFTVYLASGLVGRPMRWEGSTAKGAPATGLSWEQLREMTASGLCTVANHTRSHARPELLTTTELDACGDDVEEHLGTRPAHFAYTWGRPVPHMDAALRARFRTSATGQVGRNLPGYDPVRLHRVPVRRTDPIDFFRAKLYGRLVPERAYARIVATAKAVGAGA
- a CDS encoding polysaccharide deacetylase family protein, producing MSYATTAAAVCAPPQPAVPSSAAAPVRSGERGRDRSSWLRFSPAQPLFRARAAQRLAVLAYHGITDPASFGAQLDRLRRLATPVSVQDVERSLAEGRPLPPRSVLVTFDDPDRTVLRHALPELVARRIPAAAFVIAELVGTEKPFWWHEAAFLARHGGRARMLPGGARPDRVLALLKAMPDPDRRRSLAELRVSAHRRPPAQEQLRPEDLHVLREADVAVGNHTLGHPSLRRCDEATVHAEIAGAHRALTGWLGEAPTAFAYPDGGFDERADAVLRRLGYRLGFLSDHRLGPRLPAHPLRISRLQVDSTTSTRRFDTILSGLEPAVQRLLGAQS
- a CDS encoding MFS transporter, whose translation is MGQLTASNERAPGDDRVSGTAYTNLVVATIGFALTFWAWNLIAPLAGEFNKTLHMTSFAQSFLVAVPVIVGSLGRVPVGALTDRFGARLMFPLMSALTIVPVLLLIPARDSYGALLAVGFFLGLGGTTFAIGVPLVNSWFPASKRGLGVGVFGMGMGGVALSGYFTPRLWKHGHDLPFLVMAVALAAYTVVSFLLLRDRPDRVVPTASLASRLGEAGRLRVTWELSALYAIGFGGIVAFGVYLPTYLKTWYELSATDAGTKAAGFALVTVIFRPFGGWLSDRVHPAVVTCWALAVTALFAIVQAFDPDLSPVGTIAFMVMAAGLGTTSGAVFALVAQVTPVAQVGSVTGIVGAIGGLGGFVPPLVMGAIYSAKGSYSIGFMLLSDLALAGAVYAIGRMRGIRPTATT
- a CDS encoding glutamate racemase, yielding MKIALVDSGIGLLAAAAAIRRARPDADLVVSCDPDGMPWGPRTPEDITAHALACARAAAVHGPEALVVACNTATVHALAHLRAEFEPGLPVIGTVPAIKPAAASGGTVAIWATSRTTGSAYQRGLIAEFGGAARVHEVACPELAEAVERADEAAIAAAVASAAARTPAGTTDVVLGCTHYELIDDRISAALAGPVRLHGSADAIAAQTLRRLGPGTPPGGGTLTVLHSGRPSVLPAEALAYPQGALLAAAARV